A single Ketogulonicigenium vulgare WSH-001 DNA region contains:
- a CDS encoding ABC transporter ATP-binding protein, whose amino-acid sequence MIVVHDLHKHFGGFRAVNGASLRIETGSITGLIGPNGAGKTTLFNVIAGRLPPTSGRVEMDGEDITGLPPHELFHKGLLRTFQIAHEFSSMTVRENLMMVPGGQSGETLWNAWFQRTRIRDEERALRQKADEVLEFLTISHLADEKAANISGGQKKLLELGRTMMVDAKIVFLDEVGAGVNRTLLNTIGDAIVRLNRERGYTFCVIEHDMDFIGRLCDPVIVMAEGQVLAQGSADQIMQNEAVIEAYLGTGLKNKVVSA is encoded by the coding sequence ATGATCGTTGTCCACGACTTGCACAAGCATTTCGGCGGCTTTCGCGCCGTCAACGGCGCGTCGTTGCGCATTGAAACCGGCTCTATCACCGGGCTGATCGGCCCCAATGGCGCGGGAAAGACCACTTTGTTCAACGTCATCGCAGGCCGCCTGCCGCCCACATCGGGCCGGGTCGAAATGGATGGCGAGGATATCACCGGCCTGCCCCCACATGAATTGTTTCACAAAGGCTTGCTGCGCACGTTTCAGATCGCACATGAATTTTCCTCGATGACGGTGCGGGAAAACCTGATGATGGTGCCCGGCGGCCAATCGGGCGAGACGTTGTGGAACGCCTGGTTCCAGCGCACCCGCATCCGGGACGAGGAACGCGCCTTGCGGCAAAAGGCGGATGAGGTGCTGGAATTCCTGACCATCAGCCATCTGGCGGATGAAAAGGCGGCGAATATCTCGGGCGGGCAGAAAAAGCTGCTGGAGCTGGGCCGCACCATGATGGTCGATGCCAAGATCGTCTTTCTGGACGAGGTTGGTGCCGGCGTGAACCGCACGCTGCTGAACACGATCGGCGATGCCATCGTGCGCCTGAACCGCGAGCGCGGCTATACGTTCTGCGTGATCGAGCATGACATGGATTTCATCGGTCGCCTGTGTGATCCGGTGATCGTCATGGCCGAAGGTCAGGTGCTGGCCCAGGGCTCGGCCGATCAGATCATGCAAAACGAGGCGGTGATCGAGGCTTACCTTGGCACCGGTCTGAAAAATAAGGTGGTCTCCGCATGA
- a CDS encoding branched-chain amino acid ABC transporter permease: protein MSTHVQTTGNQSLRTLLLFLGMALLLVWTGWAYNANLALIILNMGLISAVMALGVNLQWGYAGLFNIGVMGFVALGGLGAVLTAMPPTIDAWQAGGLRIVIGLFIGGATIVIAVMTYQRLPTGPRRGLITTAIVLVGYALFRFVYVPGTQAVEAVNPSSTGYLGGLGLPVVLSWPVGALMAAAVAWVIGKITLGLRSDYLAIATLGIAEIILAVMKNEDWLSRGVKNVNGIPRPVPYELDLQNSPEFVAAAANLGMNAVTASTVFVRLNYSLMFAAVVIVLLVLAQLALNSPWGRMMRAIRDNENAAGAMGKDVKKRHLQIFVIGSGLCGLAGAMMATMDGQLVMSSYQPLRFTFLIWVMVIVGGSGNNFGAVLGGMLVWWLWVMVEPISQQLVGYITAAMPEGWLRGRLTDVAPHTRLFLMGLLLLLVLRFSPRGLLPEK, encoded by the coding sequence ATGAGCACCCATGTGCAAACCACTGGAAACCAAAGCCTTCGCACGCTGCTGCTGTTCCTTGGGATGGCGTTGCTGCTGGTCTGGACGGGCTGGGCCTATAACGCGAACCTTGCGCTGATCATCCTGAATATGGGGTTGATCTCGGCGGTGATGGCCCTCGGCGTGAACCTGCAATGGGGCTATGCTGGGCTGTTCAATATCGGGGTGATGGGCTTTGTCGCGCTGGGGGGTCTGGGCGCGGTGCTGACCGCGATGCCGCCCACGATTGATGCGTGGCAGGCCGGCGGCCTTCGGATCGTGATCGGCCTGTTTATTGGTGGCGCGACGATTGTCATTGCGGTGATGACCTATCAACGCCTGCCCACGGGTCCGCGCCGAGGGCTGATCACAACCGCCATCGTGCTGGTCGGCTATGCTTTGTTCCGCTTTGTCTATGTCCCCGGCACGCAGGCGGTCGAGGCGGTGAACCCCTCCTCGACCGGCTATCTCGGCGGGCTGGGACTGCCGGTGGTGCTGTCATGGCCCGTTGGGGCGCTGATGGCGGCGGCTGTCGCGTGGGTTATCGGCAAGATCACCCTTGGGCTGCGCTCGGACTACCTCGCCATTGCGACGCTGGGCATTGCCGAGATCATCCTTGCCGTCATGAAGAACGAGGATTGGCTGTCGCGCGGCGTGAAAAACGTGAACGGCATCCCCCGTCCCGTGCCCTACGAGCTGGATTTGCAGAATTCGCCCGAATTTGTCGCGGCGGCCGCCAATCTGGGCATGAACGCGGTCACCGCCTCGACCGTCTTTGTGCGGTTGAACTATTCGCTGATGTTTGCGGCTGTGGTCATCGTGCTGCTGGTGCTGGCGCAGCTGGCGTTGAATTCACCCTGGGGGCGTATGATGCGCGCCATTCGCGACAATGAAAACGCGGCAGGTGCGATGGGCAAGGATGTGAAAAAGCGTCACTTGCAGATTTTCGTCATCGGATCAGGGCTTTGCGGCCTTGCAGGCGCGATGATGGCGACGATGGACGGCCAGCTTGTGATGTCCAGCTATCAGCCGCTGCGCTTTACTTTCCTGATCTGGGTGATGGTGATCGTCGGCGGATCGGGCAACAACTTTGGCGCGGTGCTGGGCGGGATGCTGGTCTGGTGGCTGTGGGTCATGGTCGAGCCGATCAGCCAACAGCTTGTCGGTTATATCACCGCCGCCATGCCCGAGGGCTGGCTGCGCGGTCGCCTAACCGATGTCGCGCCCCATACGCGGCTGTTCCTGATGGGGCTGTTGTTGTTGCTGGTCTTGCGGTTCAGCCCGCGCGGCCTGCTGCCGGAAAAATGA
- a CDS encoding branched-chain amino acid ABC transporter permease, translating to MLDLINAGVALLNFIIIPATAYGAQLALGALGATLIYGILRFSHFGHGDNMAFGTMITIGFTNLLLGLGITFGPFPTALLALPFGIIVTALMMLLMDRTVFRFYRRRRAAPVVMTMVSLGVMFIMNFVVRFGIGVDDVLFADGTRFIIAAREFRDWSGLDEALSLRMTQVITVVTAAIAVALLFWFLNRTRTGKSLRAFSDNEDLALLSGINPDRVVMVTWIIVAALTTTAGVLYGLDKSFKAFTYFQLLLPMFAAAVVGGLGNPLGAIAGGFIIAFSEVIVTYAWKKVLTYLLPDALAPAGLVQLLGTDYKFAVSFAILIIVLLFRPTGIFRGKSL from the coding sequence ATGCTTGATCTGATAAACGCCGGCGTCGCGCTGCTGAATTTCATCATCATCCCCGCCACCGCCTATGGGGCACAGCTTGCGCTCGGGGCCCTGGGGGCAACACTGATCTATGGCATTTTGCGGTTCTCGCATTTCGGCCATGGCGATAATATGGCCTTTGGCACGATGATCACGATTGGATTTACCAATCTGCTGCTGGGCCTAGGGATCACCTTTGGCCCCTTCCCGACCGCGCTGCTGGCACTGCCGTTTGGGATCATCGTCACCGCGCTGATGATGCTGCTGATGGACCGCACCGTGTTTCGGTTCTATCGCCGCCGCCGCGCCGCGCCGGTCGTGATGACCATGGTGTCGCTGGGCGTGATGTTCATCATGAACTTTGTCGTCCGGTTCGGCATCGGTGTCGATGATGTGCTCTTCGCCGATGGCACCCGGTTCATCATCGCCGCACGCGAATTTCGCGATTGGTCGGGGTTGGACGAGGCGCTGTCGCTGCGCATGACGCAGGTGATTACTGTGGTGACCGCCGCCATTGCCGTGGCACTGCTGTTTTGGTTCCTGAACCGCACCCGCACCGGCAAATCCCTGCGCGCCTTTTCGGATAACGAGGATCTGGCCCTGCTATCGGGCATCAACCCCGACCGCGTGGTGATGGTCACCTGGATCATCGTCGCGGCGCTGACCACCACGGCGGGCGTACTTTACGGTCTGGATAAAAGCTTCAAGGCCTTCACCTATTTCCAACTGCTGCTGCCGATGTTCGCGGCGGCGGTGGTGGGCGGTCTTGGCAATCCGCTGGGTGCCATCGCGGGCGGTTTCATCATCGCTTTTTCCGAAGTGATCGTGACCTATGCGTGGAAAAAGGTGCTGACCTATCTGCTGCCTGACGCGCTGGCGCCTGCGGGCCTCGTGCAGCTTTTGGGCACGGATTACAAATTCGCCGTCAGCTTTGCGATCCTGATCATCGTGCTGCTGTTCCGCCCGACCGGCATTTTCAGGGGGAAATCGCTATGA
- a CDS encoding NAD(P)-dependent oxidoreductase has protein sequence MAKVAFLGLGVMGGPMAGHLVAAGHQVTVYNRTTAKAEAWVAAHGHAFGETPEKAVAGAEFVMTCVGNDDDLRAICAAAFPAMARGATFVDHTTVSAKISREMAALAESMGLNYIDAPVSGGQAGAVNGVLSIMCGGRPEVFEAAAPIMAAYGRICKLLGPAGAGQLAKMCNQIAIAGVVQGLAESLHFAKSAGLDGAALVEVISQGAAGSWQMGNRAATMLAGEYDFGFAVDWMRKDLGIVLDAAEETGASLPLTALVDQFYKDVQKLGGGRWDTSSLLARLEKF, from the coding sequence ATGGCGAAGGTCGCATTTTTGGGATTAGGCGTGATGGGCGGGCCGATGGCAGGCCATCTGGTGGCCGCAGGGCATCAGGTCACGGTCTATAACCGCACGACGGCAAAGGCCGAGGCTTGGGTCGCCGCACATGGCCACGCCTTTGGCGAGACGCCGGAAAAGGCGGTGGCGGGCGCGGAATTCGTGATGACCTGCGTCGGCAATGACGATGATCTGCGCGCGATCTGTGCGGCGGCGTTTCCGGCGATGGCACGAGGCGCAACTTTCGTGGATCACACCACCGTGTCCGCGAAAATCAGCCGAGAAATGGCCGCTTTGGCCGAAAGCATGGGGCTCAATTACATCGACGCGCCGGTATCTGGCGGGCAGGCGGGCGCGGTGAATGGCGTGCTGTCGATCATGTGCGGCGGCCGGCCCGAGGTGTTCGAGGCCGCAGCCCCGATCATGGCCGCCTATGGCCGGATTTGCAAATTGCTGGGGCCTGCAGGCGCGGGTCAATTGGCCAAGATGTGCAACCAGATCGCCATTGCGGGTGTGGTGCAGGGGCTGGCCGAGTCGCTGCATTTCGCGAAATCGGCGGGGCTTGATGGTGCCGCGCTGGTCGAGGTGATCAGCCAAGGCGCGGCTGGCAGCTGGCAGATGGGCAACCGTGCCGCCACCATGCTGGCGGGCGAATATGATTTCGGCTTTGCCGTCGATTGGATGCGCAAAGATCTGGGCATCGTGCTGGATGCGGCCGAGGAAACCGGCGCCAGCCTGCCGCTGACCGCGCTGGTCGATCAATTCTATAAGGATGTGCAAAAGCTGGGCGGCGGTCGCTGGGATACATCCTCTCTGCTCGCGCGGCTTGAGAAATTCTAA
- a CDS encoding ABC transporter ATP-binding protein, protein MTFLNASAMRGGYGRGADILNGATISVEKGQIGVVVGPNGAGKSTAMKAIFGMLALREGSVTLDGADITALSPQDRVAQGMGFVPQTHNIFTSMTVEENLEMGAFLRRDDIRPTLEQVYTLFPILGTKRRQHAGELSGGQRQQVAVGRALMTQPKLLMLDEPTAGVSPIVMDELFDRIIEIARSGITILMVEQNARQALEIADIGYVLVQGANAYTGSGAELMADPDVRRTFLGG, encoded by the coding sequence ATGACGTTTCTGAACGCAAGCGCGATGCGCGGCGGCTATGGGCGCGGTGCGGATATTCTGAACGGCGCGACGATCAGCGTGGAAAAAGGCCAGATCGGCGTGGTCGTCGGCCCCAATGGTGCCGGAAAATCCACCGCGATGAAGGCGATTTTCGGGATGCTGGCGTTGCGCGAGGGCAGCGTCACGCTGGACGGCGCCGATATCACCGCCCTGTCGCCGCAGGACCGCGTGGCGCAGGGCATGGGATTTGTGCCGCAAACGCATAACATTTTCACCTCGATGACCGTCGAGGAGAACCTTGAAATGGGGGCCTTTTTGCGCCGCGACGACATCCGTCCGACGCTGGAACAGGTGTATACACTCTTTCCGATCCTCGGCACCAAGCGTCGCCAACATGCGGGTGAGCTGTCGGGCGGCCAGCGTCAGCAGGTCGCTGTGGGTCGCGCGCTGATGACCCAGCCCAAACTGTTGATGCTGGACGAGCCGACGGCAGGCGTCAGCCCGATTGTGATGGATGAACTCTTTGATCGGATTATCGAAATCGCACGCAGCGGGATCACCATTTTGATGGTCGAACAAAACGCCCGCCAAGCGCTAGAGATCGCCGATATCGGCTATGTCCTTGTGCAAGGCGCGAATGCCTATACCGGCTCGGGGGCCGAGCTGATGGCCGATCCCGATGTCCGCCGCACGTTTTTGGGGGGCTGA